Part of the Ignavibacteria bacterium genome, ATGCTTCATCATGTCCTTGTCGTTTTTAATTGATCCGACAATTGCACCATAGACTAATCCAGGTACTAAAAAGAAAATTAATATTCCCGTTATAATGCCCTCAAAGAATGGAGAGTGAAGGACATCTTTCGTTTTTGGATCGCGGAATATTCCACTTTCTGGAATAATTGTGAATGCAAGTAGAATCACAATTGCGAGAAGACTTATTCCTGCCCATTTCAACCCCTTTTTCTCTAATGGAGAGATTTGTTCAATTTCAATTTTTTCTGCTTCGCCGCTGTATTTACCTAATCGAGGTTCAACAATTTTTTCCGTTATCCAAGTACCGGCAATTACAATTAAAAATGCTGACACGAACATGAAATAAAAATTCACAGCAGGATTGACAGTTTCAGTTGGATCTAAAATTTGGGCAGCAGATTGAGATAGTCCCGCTAAAATTGGATCTACAGAACCAATTAGAAAATTTGCACCGAATCCGCCGCTAACTCCACAAAATGCAGCGGCAAGTCCTGCCATTGGGTGTCTTCCCAATGCCTGAAATATTACTGCACCAAGCGGAATCAATACAACGTAACCTGCTTCGGAAGCTAAGTGGGAAATGATTCCCGCAAGAACAATTGAGCCAGTTATCAATCTCTTTGGTGCATTTATGACTAATGAACGAATCATAACAGTGAATAAACCGGAACCTTCTGCTACACCAATTCCAATCATAACAGCAAGTACATAGCCAAGTGGAGGGAAGTTTACAAAATTGTGTGTAATGTTCGTATACATCCATCGAATTCCATCACCGCTTAATAAACTTCTAACAGTAATTAATGATTCATCCGCAG contains:
- a CDS encoding AbgT family transporter, whose product is MKTIFSKIFSKSLDYIEIIGNKLPHPATLFGLLALIVVIISWIGDLFSLQAVHPADESLITVRSLLSGDGIRWMYTNITHNFVNFPPLGYVLAVMIGIGVAEGSGLFTVMIRSLVINAPKRLITGSIVLAGIISHLASEAGYVVLIPLGAVIFQALGRHPMAGLAAAFCGVSGGFGANFLIGSVDPILAGLSQSAAQILDPTETVNPAVNFYFMFVSAFLIVIAGTWITEKIVEPRLGKYSGEAEKIEIEQISPLEKKGLKWAGISLLAIVILLAFTIIPESGIFRDPKTKDVLHSPFFEGIITGILIFFLVPGLVYGAIVGSIKNDKDMMKHIIKSMGTLATYIVLVFFAAQFVYFFRYSNLGLILAIDGAEFLRNVGLTGIPLIVAFVLLSAFINMFMGSASAKWAIMAPVFIPMFMLLGYHPGLTQAAFRIGDSVTNLITPMMSYFALIVAFAQKYDEKYGIGTIISTMIPYTVLFTVFWIILLVIWMLIGLPVGPDGPLYLSN